A stretch of the Mesorhizobium sp. Pch-S genome encodes the following:
- a CDS encoding trehalose-6-phosphate synthase gives MTTSDLVNSLPALWLAVLATFCLAGAALAAALIRSGKSSPSHSVAEPPPDTMRALLREFEKNGHSADAALVKWSPDTLRKILATELPDAQVIVVSNREPYIHNIKNDEVELVVPASGLVSALEPITRACAGTWIAYGGGSADRLTVDEHDRVAVPPDDPSYMLRRVWLSEAEHAGYYLGFANEGLWPLCHIAFTRPNFRASDWETYERVNRKFADAVVTEARNERPIVLVQDYHFALLPRMLREQLPEAIIITFWHIPWPNSEVFSICPWRERILDGLLGSSIIGFHTQFHCNNFIESVDRFLETRIEREDAAISYQGQTSLVHAYPISIEWPPVELGKVPPVARCRDSIRTRLGIADGVKLCVGVERLDYTKGIIDRFCALGELFDRHPEWIGKVTFLQIAAPSRGTLPDYERLHRECERCAEDINQRYGRDGYTPVLFVAEHHTRQQVYEIYRAADVCMVTSLHDGMNLVAKEFVASRDDEQGVLILSMFAGASKELLEALIVNPFDAATMGETMRHALTMSSAEQRDRMRRMREIVRDNNVYRWAGSMLLDAARLRKRAEVELAGPGDPMETNNVVSLPERWRAMT, from the coding sequence ATGACAACAAGCGATCTCGTGAACTCGCTTCCGGCTCTGTGGCTTGCAGTTCTGGCGACCTTCTGCCTGGCGGGAGCGGCCTTGGCTGCTGCGTTGATACGATCCGGGAAATCCAGCCCCTCCCACTCCGTTGCCGAGCCGCCTCCCGACACGATGCGCGCATTGCTGCGCGAATTCGAGAAAAACGGCCATTCGGCGGACGCCGCCCTGGTCAAGTGGTCACCCGACACGCTGCGCAAGATTCTCGCCACCGAACTGCCCGACGCGCAGGTGATCGTCGTCTCCAACCGCGAGCCCTACATCCATAACATCAAGAACGACGAGGTCGAACTTGTCGTGCCGGCAAGCGGTCTGGTCTCGGCGCTCGAGCCGATCACACGCGCCTGCGCCGGCACCTGGATCGCCTACGGTGGCGGGTCGGCGGATCGCCTTACCGTTGACGAGCATGATCGCGTTGCCGTGCCGCCGGATGATCCCTCCTACATGCTTCGCCGTGTCTGGCTGAGCGAAGCGGAGCATGCGGGCTACTATCTGGGCTTTGCCAACGAAGGGCTCTGGCCGCTTTGCCACATCGCCTTCACCCGGCCGAATTTCCGGGCATCTGACTGGGAGACCTACGAGAGGGTCAACCGGAAATTCGCCGACGCTGTCGTTACCGAAGCCCGGAATGAACGACCGATCGTGCTCGTTCAGGACTACCACTTCGCACTGCTGCCACGCATGCTGCGAGAGCAACTGCCCGAGGCGATCATCATCACTTTCTGGCACATTCCCTGGCCGAACTCGGAAGTCTTCAGCATCTGCCCCTGGCGCGAACGCATCCTCGATGGATTGCTGGGCAGCTCCATCATCGGTTTCCACACTCAGTTCCACTGCAACAATTTCATAGAGAGTGTCGATCGCTTCCTGGAGACGCGGATCGAGCGTGAAGACGCCGCGATTTCCTACCAGGGACAGACCAGCCTCGTTCACGCTTATCCGATTTCGATCGAATGGCCTCCGGTTGAGCTGGGTAAGGTGCCTCCCGTCGCGCGTTGCCGGGACAGTATCCGGACCCGGCTCGGTATCGCCGATGGTGTAAAACTATGCGTCGGCGTGGAGCGGCTCGACTACACCAAGGGCATCATCGACCGGTTCTGCGCGCTGGGCGAACTGTTCGACCGGCACCCCGAATGGATCGGCAAAGTCACGTTCCTGCAGATCGCGGCACCAAGCCGCGGCACGTTGCCGGATTATGAGAGGCTGCACCGCGAATGCGAACGCTGCGCGGAAGATATCAACCAGCGCTATGGCCGCGACGGCTATACACCCGTGCTGTTCGTGGCCGAACACCATACGCGGCAGCAGGTCTACGAAATCTATCGCGCGGCCGATGTCTGCATGGTCACCAGTCTTCACGACGGCATGAACCTCGTAGCCAAGGAATTCGTCGCATCGCGCGATGACGAACAGGGCGTGCTGATCCTTTCGATGTTTGCGGGCGCGTCCAAGGAATTGCTCGAGGCGCTGATCGTCAACCCGTTCGATGCCGCCACGATGGGGGAAACGATGCGGCATGCACTGACGATGTCCTCGGCCGAACAGCGCGACCGCATGCGCCGCATGCGCGAAATCGTACGCGACAACAATGTCTATCGCTGGGCCGGCAGCATGCTTCTCGACGCGGCGCGTTTGCGCAAGCGGGCGGAGGTCGAGCTTGCCGGACCAGGCGACCCCATGGAGACCAACAACGTCGTCAGCCTGCCGGAGCGATGGCGGGCAATGACATGA
- a CDS encoding amylo-alpha-1,6-glucosidase, whose product MNTVPLDEHKLDPAIALASLDEAAPREPHRLFALKHGDSFAVADSYGDIRGVGDGFFRDDMRMLSEFRLTVGGRSPSLLGASLSQDNVLFSTNLTNLPIKTMDGKEIRQGAIHVERVRLIWEDRLYERLTLSNYGQEQSTIQLSLRFAADFRDMFEVRGTVRQKRGTARLAEAGQNSIVLRYHGLDDIERVSAISFSQMPDQLMPDQADFFLTLAKRGKQTLYVEVGSDVAAPDRERFRAAAARARFAMRAKRRHGATVHSSGRVFNDWINRARADVALLTTELETGPYPYAGIPWFSTAFGRDGVVSALQMLWLNPGLARGVLAFLAQHQATETSPFSDAQPGKIMHETRKGEMVALSELPFGRYYGGVDTTPLYILLACSYANRTGDMDFIDRLWPSLNAAATWMIEASRETGFVTYQRAAASGLANQGWKDSYDSVFHADGRIPKGPIALVEVQGYVFAAFRGLAALAERRDEPEQAAEWSRLAEALRERVEERFWMDDLDYYALALDGDGEPCRVRTSNAGHLLYVGLPSAERAAKVAEQLLSASFHSGWGLRTLADDAVFFNPMSYHNGSIWPHDTAICTAGLARYGIREDVVRLTSGTFEAAVHFNMRLPELFCGFTRSPGEAPIAYPVACLPQAWSAGAAFMLMQACLGLRVDGWTGSIEVTRPRLPIGIDNLTIRHIQVGTVAVDLIFQRVGDRIGAFLADQHEGRVPLIVRS is encoded by the coding sequence TTGAACACCGTACCGCTCGACGAGCACAAGCTCGACCCAGCTATCGCTCTGGCATCGCTTGACGAGGCTGCCCCTAGAGAACCGCATCGCCTGTTCGCCCTGAAACATGGCGACAGTTTTGCCGTCGCCGACTCCTATGGCGACATACGTGGTGTCGGCGACGGTTTCTTTCGCGACGACATGCGCATGTTGTCTGAATTCCGGCTCACCGTCGGCGGGCGCTCGCCCTCCCTGCTTGGCGCCTCGCTCAGCCAGGACAACGTGCTCTTTTCCACCAACCTGACCAACCTGCCGATCAAGACCATGGACGGTAAGGAGATCCGGCAAGGCGCAATCCATGTCGAACGGGTACGGCTGATCTGGGAAGACAGGCTTTATGAGCGCCTTACGCTTTCCAATTACGGGCAGGAGCAGTCCACCATCCAGCTGTCGCTCCGATTTGCCGCCGATTTCCGCGACATGTTCGAAGTCCGGGGCACGGTCCGACAGAAACGCGGCACCGCGCGTCTCGCCGAAGCAGGGCAGAATTCCATCGTGCTGCGATATCATGGGCTCGACGACATAGAGCGGGTTTCGGCGATTTCGTTCTCGCAGATGCCGGACCAGTTGATGCCGGATCAGGCTGATTTCTTCCTGACCCTCGCCAAACGCGGCAAGCAGACGCTCTATGTCGAAGTCGGCAGCGATGTCGCGGCACCGGACCGTGAGCGTTTCCGGGCGGCCGCGGCCAGAGCACGTTTTGCGATGCGCGCCAAACGCCGCCATGGTGCAACGGTTCACAGTTCCGGACGGGTCTTCAACGACTGGATCAACCGGGCACGTGCCGATGTCGCGCTGCTGACCACGGAACTGGAAACCGGGCCCTATCCCTATGCGGGTATTCCCTGGTTCTCGACCGCTTTCGGCCGCGACGGCGTGGTGTCGGCATTGCAGATGCTCTGGCTGAATCCGGGACTCGCGCGTGGTGTACTGGCCTTCCTTGCACAGCATCAGGCCACCGAGACATCGCCGTTCAGCGATGCCCAGCCAGGCAAGATCATGCATGAAACCCGCAAGGGCGAGATGGTAGCGCTCAGCGAGCTGCCCTTCGGCCGCTACTATGGCGGTGTCGACACGACACCACTCTACATCCTGCTAGCCTGCTCCTACGCCAACAGGACCGGCGACATGGATTTCATAGACCGGCTCTGGCCCTCGCTGAACGCCGCCGCCACCTGGATGATCGAGGCATCGAGGGAAACCGGTTTCGTGACCTATCAGCGGGCTGCGGCCTCCGGACTGGCCAACCAGGGCTGGAAGGACAGCTACGATTCCGTCTTCCATGCTGACGGACGAATCCCGAAGGGTCCTATCGCCCTGGTGGAGGTGCAAGGCTACGTTTTTGCAGCGTTCCGAGGATTGGCGGCGCTGGCGGAGCGTCGCGATGAGCCCGAGCAGGCGGCGGAATGGAGCCGTCTTGCCGAAGCACTCCGCGAGCGGGTCGAGGAGCGGTTCTGGATGGACGACCTCGACTATTACGCCCTGGCGCTGGATGGCGATGGCGAGCCGTGCAGGGTGCGCACCTCCAACGCGGGACATCTGCTCTATGTCGGCCTGCCGAGCGCGGAACGAGCGGCGAAAGTGGCCGAGCAACTGCTGTCGGCGTCCTTTCATTCCGGCTGGGGGCTCCGCACGCTGGCCGATGATGCGGTGTTCTTCAATCCGATGTCCTATCATAACGGATCGATCTGGCCGCACGATACCGCCATCTGCACCGCCGGGCTTGCCCGCTATGGCATCCGCGAAGACGTGGTGCGGCTCACCAGCGGCACCTTCGAGGCTGCGGTGCATTTCAACATGCGACTTCCCGAGCTTTTCTGCGGTTTCACCCGCTCCCCGGGAGAGGCACCGATTGCTTATCCGGTTGCCTGCCTGCCTCAGGCCTGGTCGGCCGGAGCGGCTTTCATGCTGATGCAAGCCTGTCTCGGCCTGCGCGTGGATGGATGGACAGGCTCGATCGAGGTGACCCGCCCCCGCCTGCCTATCGGCATCGACAATCTGACGATCCGCCACATCCAGGTCGGAACCGTCGCCGTCGACCTGATTTTTCAGCGCGTCGGCGATCGTATCGGCGCCTTCCTTGCCGATCAGCATGAAGGGCGTGTGCCGTTGATCGTGCGTAGTTGA
- a CDS encoding glycosyltransferase family 4 protein, translated as MKIAHVAPLFESVPPKLYGGTERIISYLTEALVELGHEVTLFATGDAKTSATLVAGRERALRLDPNPLKSEIAAHLSMLHDVKARADDFDVIHFHLSHFQHFPFFDDMPERTVTTPHGRLDYADLAPAYARFPEFPMISISQSQKTGLPDANWLSTIHHGIPPQLYTLDSEAGANGTYLAFLGRLSRDKRPDRAIEIARRTGLRLKLAAKIGDGDRDYFAEVIEPLIDGDQIEYVGEIPEHAKNEFLGNAAGLLFPIDWPEPFGLAVIEAMACGTPVMAWSCGAMPEVVDHGVSGILVETMEDAVTTMPDLLSLDRRRVRATFEERFSASRMAQDYVAAYRQLVGSPTETRNRAADGNPLGAIH; from the coding sequence ATGAAAATTGCCCATGTCGCACCGCTTTTTGAGTCCGTTCCCCCAAAGCTTTACGGCGGTACAGAACGTATCATTTCATACCTCACCGAAGCCCTTGTCGAACTCGGCCATGAGGTCACCCTGTTTGCGACGGGAGACGCGAAAACATCAGCGACGCTGGTGGCGGGACGTGAACGGGCACTTCGGCTGGATCCTAATCCGCTCAAGTCTGAGATCGCGGCCCATCTTTCCATGCTGCACGACGTCAAGGCACGAGCCGACGACTTTGACGTCATCCACTTCCACCTCAGCCATTTCCAGCATTTCCCGTTCTTCGACGATATGCCGGAGCGTACGGTGACGACGCCGCACGGCCGGCTGGACTATGCAGACCTGGCGCCCGCCTATGCGCGCTTTCCGGAATTCCCGATGATCTCGATTTCCCAAAGCCAGAAAACCGGCCTGCCGGATGCCAACTGGCTTTCCACCATCCATCACGGCATTCCACCACAGCTCTACACGCTCGATTCGGAAGCCGGTGCGAACGGCACCTATCTGGCGTTCCTCGGCAGGCTTTCGCGGGACAAGCGGCCCGACCGAGCCATCGAAATCGCCCGCCGCACAGGGCTCAGGCTGAAGCTGGCTGCCAAGATAGGTGACGGCGATCGCGACTACTTCGCAGAGGTGATCGAGCCGCTGATCGACGGCGATCAGATCGAATATGTCGGCGAGATCCCGGAGCATGCCAAGAACGAATTTCTCGGCAACGCAGCTGGCCTGCTGTTCCCCATCGACTGGCCGGAGCCGTTCGGGCTTGCAGTCATCGAAGCCATGGCGTGCGGCACACCAGTCATGGCCTGGAGCTGCGGTGCGATGCCGGAAGTGGTCGACCACGGCGTCAGCGGGATTCTGGTGGAAACCATGGAAGATGCGGTGACAACGATGCCGGACCTGTTGTCGCTTGACAGGCGCCGCGTCAGGGCCACGTTCGAAGAGCGATTTTCCGCTTCCCGCATGGCGCAGGATTACGTGGCCGCCTACCGGCAGCTGGTCGGGTCGCCGACCGAAACCAGAAACCGCGCTGCCGACGGAAATCCCCTCGGAGCGATCCATTGA
- a CDS encoding ABC transporter substrate-binding protein, with protein MKKHLFVTTMLAALATSATPVLAADCDITVGLVMELTGPAGEYGQAGAKSVEMAFRDFNEAGGAGGCKLVTDTRDSQSQGNVAVDQATQLVNIKKVPVIIGGIISSVSIPILTSVTAPAGIVQVSPASSSPTLTALGKDGKTNGVFFRTITSDALQGTAAAKYAIDNGLKKLAIIHVNNDFGVNMVKEFADAYKKLGGVITSTTPYNEKQASYSAEASAAMAGEPEALYLVSYPVDGATIARAWISGGGAQKFLLNDGMNSAEFIDAVGAQYLNEAYGTSSGTSKTASTDYFYGAYEAFSGGIKPDAPAADRSYDAGAIVALAIAKAGKGDAAAIKAAIPEVVSDKGEPIHAGKEEFAKALALIKEGKPVKYEGVIGPVSFDQYGDITGPFRLWKVKEGKVETVGEMSADEVAKTKADIQK; from the coding sequence ATGAAGAAACATCTTTTCGTCACCACGATGCTGGCGGCGCTGGCCACTTCAGCTACGCCGGTATTGGCCGCCGATTGCGACATCACCGTCGGATTGGTGATGGAACTGACCGGCCCTGCCGGCGAGTATGGCCAGGCCGGTGCGAAATCCGTGGAAATGGCCTTCCGTGATTTCAATGAGGCTGGTGGCGCCGGCGGCTGCAAGCTGGTCACCGACACGCGCGACAGCCAGAGCCAAGGTAACGTGGCCGTCGATCAGGCGACCCAGCTGGTCAACATCAAGAAGGTGCCGGTCATCATTGGCGGCATTATTTCGTCGGTATCGATTCCGATCCTGACCTCGGTGACCGCTCCGGCTGGCATCGTGCAGGTATCGCCTGCCTCGTCGTCGCCGACGCTGACCGCGCTTGGCAAGGACGGCAAGACCAACGGGGTGTTCTTTCGCACCATCACCTCCGATGCGCTGCAAGGCACCGCCGCCGCCAAATATGCCATCGACAATGGCCTGAAGAAGCTCGCCATCATCCACGTCAACAATGACTTCGGCGTCAACATGGTCAAGGAATTCGCCGACGCTTACAAGAAACTCGGTGGCGTCATCACTTCCACCACGCCCTACAATGAAAAGCAGGCCAGCTACTCCGCCGAAGCCAGCGCCGCGATGGCTGGTGAACCCGAGGCGCTTTATCTGGTCAGCTATCCGGTCGACGGCGCGACGATCGCGCGTGCCTGGATTTCCGGCGGCGGCGCCCAGAAATTCCTGCTCAATGACGGCATGAATTCCGCCGAGTTCATCGACGCGGTCGGCGCGCAATATCTCAACGAGGCTTACGGCACCTCGTCTGGCACGAGCAAGACAGCGTCGACCGATTATTTCTACGGTGCCTACGAGGCGTTTTCCGGTGGCATCAAGCCGGACGCTCCCGCCGCAGACCGCTCCTACGATGCCGGTGCGATCGTGGCTCTGGCCATTGCCAAGGCTGGCAAGGGCGATGCCGCAGCGATCAAGGCGGCGATCCCGGAAGTGGTCTCAGACAAGGGTGAGCCGATCCATGCCGGCAAGGAGGAATTCGCCAAGGCCCTTGCGCTGATCAAGGAAGGCAAGCCGGTGAAATATGAGGGCGTCATCGGTCCGGTTTCCTTCGACCAGTATGGCGATATCACCGGCCCATTCCGGCTGTGGAAGGTCAAGGAAGGCAAGGTCGAGACGGTGGGAGAGATGAGCGCCGACGAGGTTGCCAAAACCAAAGCCGACATCCAGAAATAG
- a CDS encoding NADPH-dependent FMN reductase, with protein sequence MKILAICGSLRARSSNLAVLQAAQMLAPRSLEITLFDGLEALPHFNPDRDTETPPPTVLRLREAIGHADGLLICSPEYARGIAGVMKNALDWLVSSFEFPDKPVAVINASQRSTHADAALRLTLQTMSARLIEDASITLPLLGRNLDAAGIAEDPELSSQVQTALEHMEHVIGDQIAKQQSR encoded by the coding sequence ATGAAAATCCTGGCGATCTGCGGCAGCCTGCGCGCGCGCTCTTCCAATCTCGCCGTGCTGCAGGCAGCGCAGATGCTCGCGCCACGGTCGCTCGAGATCACGCTCTTCGATGGACTGGAGGCACTGCCCCATTTCAATCCGGATCGGGATACGGAAACTCCACCCCCAACCGTGTTGCGGTTGCGCGAGGCAATCGGTCACGCCGATGGCCTGCTCATATGCAGCCCTGAATATGCGCGCGGCATTGCCGGTGTCATGAAGAACGCGCTGGACTGGCTGGTCAGCAGCTTCGAGTTTCCGGACAAACCCGTTGCCGTCATCAATGCGTCCCAGCGATCGACGCATGCCGACGCTGCCCTCCGCCTGACGTTGCAGACGATGTCGGCTCGCCTGATCGAGGACGCGTCGATCACCTTGCCGCTGCTGGGACGCAATCTCGATGCGGCAGGAATCGCTGAGGACCCGGAGCTTTCGTCGCAGGTGCAGACGGCGCTCGAACATATGGAGCATGTCATCGGCGACCAGATCGCGAAGCAGCAATCGAGATAA
- a CDS encoding ROK family transcriptional regulator — protein MIKGDQSTTRALNRRLVLNCLRRAGGLSRVEIAAMTGLSPAAVTGVTAELINEGMLVEGKGMQSTGGRKPIPLSIDYQQHWSIGFKLMADRVEGTLTDLSTRPIGTCKVPLSSHDPEAVAAAVESGVAMLQKENANSRKLVGIGVAMPGLIDVNRGICLEFHDFGWTNVPVAELIAARISVPVWVENDVNAFAIAQQLFGYGRTHGSALVLVISAGVGAALIFNGQIHRGARFAAGEIGFVRPDRDGGATSDRLSWNRRLSESGIIRGWQELRDGESGDDLLAAVERGDPLASAYLGKIGREIGERLIGMIDLVDPEVVVVGGEAVRFGKALIDPLARAVKENSFGSPPPLEVDWDNNVWLRGASALAIQKFFDFESAAGHQRKLAS, from the coding sequence ATGATCAAAGGCGATCAAAGCACAACGCGCGCGTTGAACAGGCGGCTGGTTCTCAACTGCCTGCGTCGCGCAGGCGGACTGAGCCGCGTCGAGATCGCGGCGATGACCGGTCTCAGCCCTGCGGCAGTAACCGGCGTCACCGCGGAGCTCATCAATGAAGGCATGCTCGTCGAAGGAAAGGGCATGCAAAGCACCGGTGGACGCAAGCCCATCCCGCTCAGCATCGACTACCAGCAGCATTGGTCGATCGGATTCAAGCTCATGGCGGACAGGGTGGAAGGTACGCTGACGGATCTGTCCACACGGCCGATCGGGACATGCAAGGTGCCCCTGTCCAGCCATGATCCCGAGGCCGTTGCTGCCGCGGTGGAAAGCGGTGTGGCCATGTTGCAAAAGGAAAATGCCAATTCGCGAAAACTTGTCGGCATCGGGGTCGCCATGCCGGGGCTTATCGATGTGAATCGCGGGATCTGCCTTGAATTTCATGACTTCGGCTGGACCAATGTGCCCGTTGCCGAGTTGATCGCAGCGCGTATCAGCGTGCCGGTCTGGGTGGAAAACGACGTCAATGCTTTTGCCATCGCCCAGCAGTTGTTTGGATATGGGCGCACACATGGCTCCGCTCTGGTGCTTGTGATCAGCGCTGGCGTCGGGGCTGCATTGATCTTCAATGGCCAGATCCATCGTGGCGCGCGCTTCGCGGCAGGAGAGATCGGTTTCGTGCGTCCGGACAGGGATGGTGGGGCGACGAGCGATCGACTGAGCTGGAACCGGCGCCTTTCGGAGTCCGGGATCATAAGGGGATGGCAGGAGTTGCGGGACGGAGAGTCCGGCGACGATTTGTTGGCCGCAGTCGAACGTGGAGACCCGCTGGCGTCGGCTTATCTCGGCAAGATCGGTCGTGAAATCGGCGAGCGGCTGATTGGCATGATCGACCTTGTCGATCCTGAAGTTGTCGTTGTTGGTGGCGAGGCCGTCCGTTTCGGCAAGGCCCTGATCGATCCTCTCGCCCGGGCGGTGAAGGAGAATTCCTTCGGGTCGCCGCCTCCGCTGGAAGTGGACTGGGACAACAATGTCTGGTTGCGTGGCGCGTCCGCACTCGCGATTCAGAAGTTCTTCGATTTCGAAAGCGCGGCCGGACATCAGCGAAAACTCGCCAGCTGA
- a CDS encoding MFS transporter: MRKQQRLAFAMLATVQSTLIFTIALIMVPLPKIATEFNLAPTDVLLLQVAYGLPFSGLLLFGGRLADRYGGRRMFVLGLVLFGAASVIAAAATSYEMLAAMRFVEGVGGAMIAPAAMSVLHRLFPEPKDFGRAMATWGGVSVLGAILGFIVSGVITTWVSWRWMFAAPILVALIALTTTSMLLPRDSTENSAARPRLDPLGALLATAGIVLGSYGLIMTGDHSWTSTPVLAPLSVSAIVLIVFFVVEGKMRDPLLPPSFLVDSCRLTGLLGMMLAAVGSIAIEYILSLYLQQVRGWSPLVTTLAFLPFAVVLIITNYLSPAVVARFGAAQTTIGGLIVAALGLGLLAGLGSDSSYLIGLMPGTVLVAVGMSLMFSGSAVLSMTNVPLRQAGLAGGVMNTAMELGPTVGLAVLMSVAATQGDVVRGYGWAFGAACLFYIVLALVAARSSRQGACAAIAHG; this comes from the coding sequence GTGAGAAAACAGCAACGCCTGGCCTTTGCCATGCTCGCCACCGTGCAAAGCACGCTGATCTTCACCATCGCCTTGATCATGGTGCCGCTGCCGAAGATCGCGACTGAGTTCAACCTCGCTCCGACCGACGTGCTGTTGCTTCAGGTTGCCTACGGGCTGCCGTTCAGTGGTTTGCTTCTGTTCGGCGGCCGGCTGGCCGATCGCTACGGCGGCAGGCGCATGTTCGTCCTGGGGCTCGTCCTGTTCGGCGCGGCTTCCGTCATCGCTGCTGCCGCGACGAGCTATGAGATGCTGGCGGCGATGCGCTTCGTCGAAGGTGTCGGTGGCGCCATGATCGCGCCCGCTGCAATGTCCGTGCTGCACAGGTTGTTTCCGGAGCCGAAGGACTTCGGTCGCGCCATGGCGACATGGGGTGGCGTTTCGGTGCTTGGGGCCATTCTTGGTTTCATCGTTTCAGGCGTCATCACGACATGGGTATCCTGGCGCTGGATGTTTGCCGCACCCATCCTGGTTGCCTTGATCGCCTTGACCACCACCAGCATGCTGCTGCCCCGGGACAGTACCGAAAACTCTGCTGCAAGGCCGCGTCTCGATCCGCTTGGGGCATTGCTGGCCACGGCGGGCATCGTTCTCGGCAGTTACGGTCTGATCATGACCGGTGACCATTCCTGGACCTCCACGCCGGTCCTGGCGCCGCTGAGCGTCTCGGCAATCGTGCTCATCGTGTTCTTCGTGGTCGAGGGAAAAATGCGCGATCCGTTGCTGCCGCCATCCTTTCTTGTCGATTCCTGTCGCCTTACCGGGCTTCTCGGCATGATGCTGGCTGCCGTCGGGTCCATCGCCATCGAGTATATACTGTCGCTCTACCTGCAACAGGTTCGTGGCTGGTCGCCCCTGGTGACGACGCTGGCTTTCTTGCCCTTCGCCGTCGTGCTGATCATCACGAACTACCTTTCTCCGGCTGTGGTTGCGCGTTTCGGTGCAGCGCAGACAACCATCGGGGGGCTGATTGTCGCTGCGCTTGGACTGGGACTTCTTGCCGGGCTTGGCAGCGACTCGAGCTATCTCATAGGCCTCATGCCTGGAACCGTTCTGGTTGCAGTCGGCATGTCGCTGATGTTCTCGGGCTCGGCGGTGCTATCCATGACCAACGTGCCGCTGCGCCAGGCAGGATTGGCCGGTGGCGTCATGAACACCGCCATGGAACTGGGGCCGACCGTCGGGCTGGCAGTGTTGATGTCGGTCGCCGCGACGCAAGGCGATGTGGTGCGCGGTTACGGCTGGGCCTTTGGTGCCGCATGCCTGTTCTACATCGTCCTGGCGCTTGTCGCCGCCCGATCCAGCAGGCAGGGAGCCTGCGCCGCCATAGCCCATGGCTGA
- a CDS encoding metalloregulator ArsR/SmtB family transcription factor, whose translation MTDADSHHPLFDLSADIARTLGHAHRLVLLHHIAEGEKAVEQLTELTGLSVANASQHLQGLKRAGLVQTRRDGKRVLYRLGSGPIEALLAALRSLAAYNSVQIRDLIAGSTGRSNLLESITREELLRRMREDSIVLLDVRPEDEFAAGHLPQAINIPVEELENRLAELPREKLVVAYCRGIRCVLSADALAILKARGWIARRFELGFPDWLDAGLAIEGYESG comes from the coding sequence ATGACAGATGCTGACTCCCACCATCCCCTCTTCGACTTGTCTGCGGATATCGCGCGCACCCTTGGACATGCTCACAGGCTGGTGCTGCTGCACCATATCGCGGAGGGTGAGAAAGCCGTGGAGCAGTTGACCGAACTGACCGGCCTGAGCGTCGCCAATGCGTCGCAGCATCTGCAGGGGTTGAAACGGGCCGGGCTGGTACAGACACGCCGCGACGGCAAGCGTGTGCTCTATCGCCTTGGCAGTGGTCCGATCGAGGCTTTGCTTGCCGCCTTACGCAGTCTCGCTGCCTACAACAGCGTCCAGATTCGCGATCTGATTGCGGGCAGCACCGGTCGCTCCAACCTCCTCGAGAGCATAACGCGGGAAGAGTTGCTGCGCCGCATGCGCGAAGATTCCATCGTGTTGCTCGACGTGCGGCCGGAAGACGAGTTCGCTGCCGGTCACTTGCCACAGGCGATCAACATCCCCGTCGAAGAACTGGAAAATCGGCTGGCTGAACTGCCGCGAGAGAAACTTGTCGTTGCTTATTGCCGCGGTATCCGTTGCGTGCTTTCGGCCGATGCGCTGGCAATTCTCAAAGCGCGCGGCTGGATCGCTCGTCGTTTTGAACTGGGTTTTCCTGATTGGCTCGACGCCGGCCTTGCCATCGAAGGTTACGAAAGCGGCTGA
- a CDS encoding DUF2938 family protein has product MNGDLILRAMLIGVGATAAMDLWALFLRRMFGIPSLDYAWVGRWLLHFGHGRFAHENIAKAAPISGEAILGWCAHYAIGIAFAALLLALGGAGWAQHPTPLPALTIGLLTVAFPFFIMQPAFGFGIAASRTPKPAISRQRSLMAHFSFGVGLYLSALLLALVFA; this is encoded by the coding sequence ATGAATGGCGATCTCATCCTGCGGGCTATGCTCATTGGCGTCGGAGCCACCGCCGCAATGGACCTCTGGGCGCTTTTCCTGAGGCGTATGTTTGGAATCCCGTCCCTCGACTACGCCTGGGTCGGGCGCTGGCTCCTGCATTTCGGGCATGGCCGCTTTGCGCATGAGAACATCGCGAAAGCGGCCCCGATTTCCGGCGAAGCCATCCTCGGCTGGTGCGCACACTATGCGATCGGCATTGCCTTTGCAGCCCTTCTGCTGGCGCTCGGTGGGGCCGGCTGGGCACAACACCCCACGCCCCTGCCCGCATTGACCATCGGTCTCCTGACGGTCGCCTTTCCATTCTTCATCATGCAGCCAGCCTTTGGCTTTGGCATCGCCGCTTCTCGCACGCCCAAACCAGCCATTTCGCGCCAGCGCAGCTTGATGGCGCACTTCTCTTTCGGCGTCGGGCTCTATCTCTCAGCCCTGCTGCTTGCTTTGGTTTTCGCCTAG